A DNA window from Mycobacterium sp. IDR2000157661 contains the following coding sequences:
- a CDS encoding AurF N-oxygenase family protein encodes MARTRMVKRWRRNMDVSDDANYVDTLATLSEGSVRRNFNPYTDIDWDSPEFAVTGGDRRWVLPSTDPLGRHPWYQAQPLAKQIEIGMWRQANVAKVGLQFEIILIRGLTNYAFWVPNGSPEYRYCLHESVEECNHTLMFQEMVNRIGADVPGMPRSLRWVAPFIPLVAGPLPIPFFFGVLAGEEPIDHTQKNILREGKALHPIMERVMAIHVAEEARHISFAHEYLHKRVPHLSRWQRFWLSLYVPLVMRRLCKAIVVPPKAFWQEFDIPKSVKKELFFGSPESRQWLRDMFGDVRMLCHDTGLMNRAARLMWRLCRIDGEPSRYRGEPARQHVVAA; translated from the coding sequence ATGGCCCGTACGCGCATGGTCAAGCGGTGGCGTCGCAACATGGACGTCAGCGACGACGCCAACTACGTCGACACACTCGCCACACTGTCCGAAGGGTCGGTGCGGCGAAACTTCAATCCGTACACCGACATCGACTGGGATTCCCCCGAGTTCGCGGTGACTGGGGGCGACCGGCGGTGGGTGCTGCCGTCGACCGATCCACTGGGGCGTCATCCCTGGTATCAGGCGCAGCCGCTGGCCAAGCAGATCGAGATCGGCATGTGGCGCCAGGCGAACGTCGCCAAGGTCGGCCTGCAGTTCGAGATCATCTTGATCCGCGGCCTGACGAACTATGCGTTCTGGGTGCCGAACGGCTCACCGGAGTACCGGTACTGCCTGCACGAGTCGGTCGAGGAGTGCAACCACACCCTGATGTTCCAGGAGATGGTCAACCGCATCGGCGCCGATGTGCCGGGCATGCCGCGGTCACTGCGCTGGGTGGCCCCCTTCATACCGCTGGTCGCCGGACCGCTGCCGATCCCGTTCTTCTTCGGTGTGCTCGCCGGAGAGGAACCGATCGACCACACGCAGAAGAACATCCTGCGCGAAGGCAAGGCGTTGCACCCGATCATGGAGCGGGTCATGGCGATCCACGTCGCCGAGGAGGCCCGGCACATCTCGTTCGCCCACGAGTATCTGCACAAGCGCGTGCCGCACCTGTCCCGGTGGCAGCGGTTCTGGCTGTCGCTGTACGTGCCGTTGGTGATGCGGCGGCTGTGCAAGGCGATCGTCGTACCGCCCAAGGCGTTCTGGCAGGAGTTCGACATTCCCAAGTCGGTCAAGAAAGAGCTGTTCTTCGGCTCGCCGGAATCGCGGCAGTGGCTGCGCGACATGTTCGGCGACGTGCGCATGCTCTGCCATGACACCGGGCTGATGAACCGCGCGGCGAGGTTGATGTGGCGTCTGTGCCGAATCGACGGCGAGCCCAGCCGCTACCGCGGCGAGCCCGCGCGACAGCACGTCGTCGCAGCGTAG
- a CDS encoding CAP domain-containing protein, which translates to MDGRGRNGILIRVCAAAAVAAALLAAPAHADSADDGALLNQINATRTANGCLPVAANPQLRAAAARQANDMLANGVVSHVGSDGSSVGQRITDAGYARYADIGEIIFWSAGVGAVPAAAVNWWMNSPGHRAIITDCDMTEAGVAVIRSGARAAAVGEFGRK; encoded by the coding sequence GTGGACGGTCGCGGGAGAAATGGGATCCTGATACGCGTCTGCGCAGCGGCGGCGGTAGCGGCGGCGCTGCTCGCGGCCCCGGCCCACGCCGACAGCGCTGACGACGGCGCACTTCTGAACCAGATCAATGCCACGCGCACGGCCAACGGCTGCCTGCCCGTCGCAGCGAATCCGCAGCTGAGGGCGGCTGCCGCGCGCCAGGCCAACGACATGCTGGCGAACGGTGTGGTCAGCCATGTCGGCTCCGACGGCTCCTCCGTCGGTCAGCGCATCACCGATGCCGGTTATGCGAGGTACGCCGACATCGGCGAGATCATCTTCTGGAGTGCCGGTGTGGGTGCGGTCCCGGCCGCGGCGGTCAACTGGTGGATGAACAGTCCGGGCCACCGCGCGATCATCACCGACTGCGACATGACCGAAGCGGGGGTCGCGGTGATTCGCAGCGGCGCCAGGGCCGCGGCGGTGGGCGAGTTCGGGCGGAAGTAG
- a CDS encoding FAD-dependent oxidoreductase produces the protein MPHVITQSCCSDGSCVYACPVNCIHPSPDEPGFATAEMLYIDPAACVDCGACVSACPVGAIAPDSRLRPEQLPFVELNAGFYPKPDGKLPPTSRLAPVIEAPRVEPRPGGPLTVAIVGSGPAAMYAADELLTQHGVRVNVFDRLPTPYGLVRAGVAPDHQSTKRVTALFDRIAGKRGFRFFLNVDIGSDVTHAELLNHHHAVLYAVGAPNDKRLDIDGMGTPGTGTATETVAWINGHPDFADAAVDLSHERVVIVGNGNVALDVARILTTDPQLLARTDISSHALAALRRSRVTEVVIAARRGPAHSAFTLPELIGLTSACEVVLDAADRDLVFRDLATVEDPLTRNKLEILSRLGDASSQASRPRIRLSYQLTPKRIVGADHAEGIEFTVSGTDEVRRLDAGLVLTSIGYRGKPIRGLPFDDAAAVVPNDGGRVIDPQTGEPVRGSYVAGWIKRGPTGFIGTNKSCAAQTVHNLVADYNDGLLADPAEDQAKPAALDKLVRSRRPDAVDAAGWKAIDAAEMARGGEDRPRDKFTAVADMLAAAAQAPAPPLRRRLLAGLRR, from the coding sequence GTGCCCCATGTGATCACCCAATCGTGTTGCAGCGACGGGTCCTGTGTCTACGCCTGTCCGGTCAACTGCATCCACCCGTCACCGGACGAACCGGGCTTCGCCACCGCCGAAATGCTCTACATCGACCCCGCGGCCTGTGTGGACTGCGGCGCCTGCGTTTCGGCGTGCCCGGTCGGGGCGATCGCGCCCGACAGCCGGCTCCGGCCCGAGCAGCTGCCGTTCGTCGAGTTGAACGCCGGCTTCTATCCGAAGCCCGACGGCAAGCTGCCGCCGACCTCCAGGCTGGCGCCGGTCATCGAGGCGCCACGCGTCGAACCACGCCCCGGCGGCCCGCTGACGGTGGCGATCGTCGGCTCGGGTCCGGCCGCGATGTACGCCGCCGACGAATTGCTCACCCAGCACGGCGTGCGGGTCAACGTCTTCGACCGCCTGCCCACGCCGTACGGGCTGGTGCGGGCCGGTGTCGCGCCCGACCATCAGAGCACCAAGCGGGTGACGGCCCTGTTCGACAGGATCGCAGGAAAGCGGGGGTTCCGGTTCTTTCTCAACGTCGACATCGGGTCCGATGTGACGCACGCCGAACTGCTGAACCACCACCACGCCGTGCTCTACGCGGTCGGAGCGCCCAACGACAAGCGCCTCGACATCGACGGCATGGGCACGCCTGGCACCGGCACCGCCACCGAGACGGTGGCCTGGATCAACGGGCACCCGGACTTCGCCGATGCGGCGGTCGATCTCTCCCATGAGCGGGTCGTCATCGTAGGCAACGGCAACGTGGCTCTCGACGTCGCGCGCATCCTGACCACCGACCCGCAGCTGTTGGCCCGGACCGACATCTCGAGCCACGCGCTGGCGGCGCTGCGCCGATCCCGGGTGACGGAGGTGGTGATCGCGGCTCGCCGCGGGCCCGCGCACTCGGCGTTCACGCTGCCGGAGTTGATCGGACTGACGTCGGCCTGTGAGGTGGTGCTCGACGCGGCCGACCGTGACCTGGTGTTCCGCGATCTGGCCACGGTCGAGGACCCGTTGACGCGCAACAAGCTCGAGATCCTCAGCAGGCTCGGTGACGCGTCATCACAGGCCTCCCGCCCCCGGATCCGGCTGTCCTATCAGCTGACGCCCAAGCGGATCGTCGGCGCCGACCACGCCGAAGGAATCGAGTTCACCGTGTCGGGCACCGATGAGGTCCGCCGCTTGGACGCGGGTTTGGTGCTGACGTCGATCGGCTACCGCGGCAAGCCGATTCGCGGCCTTCCGTTCGATGACGCGGCCGCGGTCGTGCCCAATGACGGTGGCCGGGTGATCGATCCGCAGACCGGCGAGCCGGTGCGCGGCAGTTATGTCGCCGGCTGGATCAAGCGCGGTCCGACCGGGTTCATCGGCACCAACAAGTCGTGCGCGGCGCAGACGGTCCACAACCTGGTCGCCGACTACAACGACGGACTGCTGGCCGATCCCGCGGAGGATCAGGCCAAGCCGGCAGCGCTGGACAAGCTGGTGCGCAGCCGTCGGCCGGATGCGGTGGACGCGGCGGGCTGGAAGGCGATCGACGCCGCCGAGATGGCGCGGGGCGGTGAGGACCGGCCGCGGGACAAGTTCACCGCCGTGGCCGACATGCTGGCTGCCGCCGCCCAGGCGCCCGCGCCACCGCTGCGGCGACGACTGCTGGCGGGGCTGCGCCGCTAG